The sequence CTGAAGAATACGCTCCATCAACTAGATTGGTTTTTTGCAGAATATGATCTTGCTGAGAAATTTATCAAAGTAGCTGAAAGGAAAAAGGTTCCTGTCCCTTTTGAGGTGACAGCTAATCTTTGGATGAATCCAGATAATCTCAAGGACGCTGAAGCTTCAGATCAACGAATCAAAAGAGGAAAGCAAAAACCATCTGGAGCAATGGTAATCAATAGAATGAAGACGATCAGCCGGCTTAGGCTAGATATGTATCTCATCAAACACTTACCTACTCAATTAAGTGGTCTCTCCAAATTTGAACGAGCTAAATTAGGTGAAATTTACGCGGCAGCTATGCATAGGGAACGCTTCTACACAAAGACTCTGAAATTGATGAAGCAAGGGTATTTTACAGAAAATTTTTCAATGCCTGGGGACAGACAACTGTATTGGCAAGCCCGCATGTGGAGAAAGAAGAAAGATGAAGGCTCCACAGCAAAAGTCATTGAACAAATCAGCAAAAATTACCTCTTCTCCAAGGCGCATGAAGACATCTTGCTGGAGGTTTCTAGGGCTTACAAGGGAAACAACAATGATGAAGTTGCGGAGATTTGGTGGAAGAAACTTCTGAGAAATTTCCCCAAAAAGCGCTCTGGGGAAATTGCAGCCTGGGAGTTGGCTTGGTATCACTATCAACAAAAGAATTGGCAAACTTCTCTAAAGTACATAAACGATGGCCTCAGGAATGGCATTAACAATCCTGAAGTAGCCGCAAAATTTGTTTATTGGCAAGGAAAGCTGGCTGTCTTAGAAAAGAAGAAAAAACGAGCTCAAAGAATTTTTAATAATTTGCTTAGTTGGTATCCCAATACATTTTATGGAATGCTGGCGCAGCGAACAATGAGCAGTCTGGTGCCAAAAAAGATACCCTACAAAGAGAAAGATTATTGGCATGACAACCCTCCTGAACTTAAAGCAAATGAGGAAAAGATAGAGTTGGAATTTGCAGAGTTTGTGATGGCTGCCGGAGACAGAAATATTGGAGCTAAGCACATTCGTAATTTAGTAGATTTGAAATCCCCCAAGGAACTGATCTGGAAAAGTAGTCTGGTACTTGATGAATATGGAGAATATCGCTCATTGCAGACAATTGTAGTCAATCACTACCTTGGTGATTTGAAGCGTATTCCAATAAAGGACCAACAAGTTTGGACTTTTGCTTTCCCTAGACCTTATTGGATAGATGTTCAAAATTTTTCTAAAAATGCTGGTATTGATCCCTATCTCACGT comes from SAR324 cluster bacterium and encodes:
- a CDS encoding transglycosylase SLT domain-containing protein — its product is MKRTSFLGLLLSFIICSANFVYANESQEAKRWLDFMQQGSHAQLIQDLKEHIKKGLLDQSPLAQIILGKSLSATGEYAEAEKMFQKGFQTNPNHRDYWALQQVRLYLTWKKHDKALGAIEKILESPRRSLYLPTLRLMLKNHFNSARELNLLYSFLKNTLHQLDWFFAEYDLAEKFIKVAERKKVPVPFEVTANLWMNPDNLKDAEASDQRIKRGKQKPSGAMVINRMKTISRLRLDMYLIKHLPTQLSGLSKFERAKLGEIYAAAMHRERFYTKTLKLMKQGYFTENFSMPGDRQLYWQARMWRKKKDEGSTAKVIEQISKNYLFSKAHEDILLEVSRAYKGNNNDEVAEIWWKKLLRNFPKKRSGEIAAWELAWYHYQQKNWQTSLKYINDGLRNGINNPEVAAKFVYWQGKLAVLEKKKKRAQRIFNNLLSWYPNTFYGMLAQRTMSSLVPKKIPYKEKDYWHDNPPELKANEEKIELEFAEFVMAAGDRNIGAKHIRNLVDLKSPKELIWKSSLVLDEYGEYRSLQTIVVNHYLGDLKRIPIKDQQVWTFAFPRPYWIDVQNFSKNAGIDPYLTLAIMREESLYQADVVSPASARGLMQLMPYTGKRVAKIIGLKLKDEKDFFDPKINIQLGTSYLGQISKRFGEVIQIAGSYNAGPGRMKEWLKRFPDRDLDEFVESIPYIETRNYVKRVFRTHKLYKAIYEART